The following proteins are co-located in the Dromiciops gliroides isolate mDroGli1 chromosome 2, mDroGli1.pri, whole genome shotgun sequence genome:
- the LOC122738472 gene encoding ferritin light chain-like, with amino-acid sequence MSSTSQIRQNFSSEAEAAVNRLANLYLQASYSYLSLGFYFDRDDVALPRVSHFFRDLAKEKREGAERLMRLQNQRGGRVLLQAVQKPGQDEWGRSLDAMEAALSLEKGLNQALLKLHALGSSQGDPHLCDFLESHYLGEEVRLLKRLGDHLTTLRHVQADPQPGLGEYLFERLSLKQD; translated from the coding sequence ATGAGCTCCACCTCTCAGATCCGCCAAAACTTCTCCTCCGAGGCCGAGGCCGCGGTCAACCGCCTGGCCAACCTCTACCTGCAGGCCTCCTACTCCTACCTGTCCCTGGGTTTCTATTTCGACCGGGACGATGTCGCTCTGCCGAGGGTGTCGCACTTTTTCCGTGACCTGGCGAAGGAGAAACGCGAGGGCGCCGAGCGCCTTATGCGGCTCCAGAACCAACGTGGGGGCCGGGTCCTCCTCCAAGCTGTGCAGAAACCTGGTCAAGATGAGTGGGGCCGCAGCTTGGATGCCATGGAGGCTGCCCTGAGCCTGGAGAAGGGTCTGAACCAGGCCCTCCTGAAGCTGCATGCCCTGGGCTCCAGCCAAGGGGATCCACACCTCTGCGATTTCCTGGAGAGCCACTACCTGGGCGAAGAGGTGAGGCTGCTGAAGCGCCTGGGCGACCACCTGACCACCCTGCGCCACGTGCAGGCCGACCCCCAGCCCGGGCTGGGAGAATACCTGTTCGAGCGGCTGAGCCTGAAGCAGGACTAG